A genomic region of Dunckerocampus dactyliophorus isolate RoL2022-P2 chromosome 8, RoL_Ddac_1.1, whole genome shotgun sequence contains the following coding sequences:
- the bap1 gene encoding ubiquitin carboxyl-terminal hydrolase BAP1 produces the protein MNKGWLELESDPGLFTLLVEDFGIKGVQVEEIYDLQSKCQSPVYGFIFLFKWIEERRSRRKVNTLVDETSVIDEEIVNDMFFAHQLIPNSCATHALLSVLLNCSGVELGTTLSRMKAFTKGFSPESKGYAIGNAPELARAHNSHARPEPRHLPEKQNGISAVRTMEAFHFVSYVPIKDRLFELDGLKAYPIDHGPWGEEEEWTDKARRVIMERIGLATAGEPYHDIRFNLMAVVPDRRIKYESKLEVLKKNRQTILEGLQKMIRLTQPEHVHDKKQQDSSTHEGNGNSIKKEADAAPAASQGAGPASSDAMDESGGQSKDAPSGNAKVTGKAPGGASQHVANPVVQRLPAFLDNHNYAKSPMQEEEDLAAGVGRSRVPGPPQPAFSDDEDDYEDEEEEVTGSAGMSTRFRRKASLRSRPGRVVTGMESQIALTVLAEKLKKEAQRKDALNTPLSVRTEGRTGGICITSASQPSPTPSNESTDTASEIGSAFNSPLRSPARSQAATRPSSPVASHLSRVLFGEDELLRLDSRHNRAVRELGPSVTVALLHLQEDGVIYALPPSVDLAADSGAKPPCTPEKIKDKEQEAVVAAEKEAANGKDKGPSVEVKKEKEEEESKDGEEEKPCKEKLNATEPTADSKPLGDKYSPKELLALLKCVEADIANYEVYLKEEVEKRKKYKIDDQRRTHNYDEFICTFISMLAQEGMLASLVEQNISVRRRQGVSIGRLHKQRKPDRRKRSRPYKAKRQ, from the exons atgaacaAAGGGTGGCTGGAGCTAGAGAGCGACCCAG GATTGTTCACTTTGCTGGTTGAAGATTTTG GAATCAAAGGTGTACAAGTGGAGGAAATATATGACCTTCAAAGCAAGTGTCAAAG CCCAGTCTATGGCTTCATCTTCCTGTTCAAGTGGATTGAGGAGCGTCGATCCAGGAGGAAAGTGAACACTTTGGTGGATGAGACCTCTGTCATCGATGAGGAGATAGTTAACGATATGTTTTTTGCACATCAG CTGATACCAAATTCGTGCGCCACCCATGCCTTGCTGAGCGTGCTTCTGAACTGCAGCGGTGTCGAGCTGGGCACCACCCTTAGTCGCATGAAAGCTTTCACAAAAGGCTTCAGTCCGGAG AGTAAAGGTTATGCAATAGGAAATGCCCCAGAGCTGGCCAGAGCACACAACAGCCATGCCAG GCCGGAGCCTCGACACCTGCCCGAGAAACAGAATGGGATCAGTGCAGTGCGAACCATGGAGGCCTTCCACTTTGTCAGCTATGTGCCCATCAAAGATCGCCTCTTTGAGCTTGATGGCCTTAAGGCTTACCCTATTGACCATG GGCCGTGGGGAGAAGAAGAGGAATGGACGGATAAAGCTCGGCGGGTCATCATGGAGAGGATTGGCTTGGCCACTGCTGG CGAGCCGTATCACGACATCCGCTTCAACTTGATGGCAGTGGTGCCGGACCGCAGGATAAAATACGAGTCCAAACTGGAGGTGTTAAAGAAGAACCGACAGACAATTCTGGAGGGTCTACAGAAG ATGATCCGACTCACACAGCCCGAGCATGTCCATGACAAGAAGCAGCAGGATTCTTCCACGCATGAAGGCAACGGCAATTCAATCAAGAAAGAAGCCGATGCGGCGCCTGCAGCATCCCAAGGGGCTGGCCCAGCTTCCTCTG ATGCCATGGATGAGTCCGGAGGTCAATCTAAAGACGCCCCTTCAGGAAACGCTAAGGTCACTGGAAAAGCACCCGGAGGAGCATCACAGCACGTCGCCAACCCTGTCGTTCAACGCCTGCCCGCCTTCCTCGACAACCACAACTACGCCAAGTCCCCAATGCAG gaagaggaggatctAGCTGCCGGTGTTGGTCGTTCCCGAGTGCCAGGGCCTCCACAACCAGCGTTTTCTGACGATGAAGATGACTatgaagacgaggaggaggaagttaCTGGATCTGCAGGCATGTCGACCAG gTTCAGACGGAAAGCGAGTCTGCGATCACGACCAGGAAGGGTGGTAACAGGAATGGAAAGCCAGATAGCCCTCACTGTCTTGGCTGAGAAACTCAAGAAGGAGGCCCAAAGAAAAGATGCCCTGAACACACCACTCTCTGTGCGCACGGAGGGCCGCACCGGAGGCATCTGCATCACGTCCGCTTCGCAGCCGTCGCCCACACCCAGCAACGAGAGCACCGACACGGCCTCGGAGATTGGCAGTGCCTTCAACTCGCCGCTTCGCTCACCCGCACGCTCGCAGGCCGCCACACGTCCGTCTAGTCCCGTAGCATCCCATCTGTCGCGTGTGCTGTTCGGAGAAGACGAGCTGCTGAGGCTAGACTCCCGACATAATCGTGCCGTAAGAGAACTGGGCCCGTCTGTCACTGTGGCCCTGCTACACCTACAGGAGGATGGGGTCATCTATGCTCTTCCGCCATCTG TGGATTTGGCTGCAGATTCTGGTGCTAAGCCACCCTGCACTCCAGAGAAGATAAAGGACAAAGAGCAAGAGGCCGTTGTTGCAGCGGAGAAGGAAGCGGCGAACGGGAAGGACAAAGGACCATCTGTGGAggtgaagaaagaaaaagaggaggaggagagcaaAGATGGGGAAGAAGAGAAACCCTGCAAGGAAAAGCTCAACGCCACGGAGCCCACAGCAGACAGCAAGCCCTTAGGGGATAAGTACTCACCCAAA GAGTTGCTTGCACTGCTCAAGTGCGTCGAGGCCGACATCGCCAACTATGAGGTGTATCTAAAGGAGGAagtagaaaagagaaaaaaatacaaa ATTGATGATCAGCGAAGGACCCATAACTATGATGAGTTCATCTGCACCTTTATATCAATGCTGGCCCAAGAAG